The Syntrophotalea acetylenivorans genome contains the following window.
TTTCTGAATGCAGTTGGTGTTGAAGATGATCGCTCCGGGGAACTGGGGCAGCTCCTTGGCTTGATCTTGCCACGCACCACCAAAGTTACCTGCAAGATGGGTGTATTTCTTGAGGCCTGGATATCCGTGAGCCGGTAGCATCTCGCCGTGAGTATAGACGTTGATGCCCTTGCCTTCGGTCTGCTTGAGAAGTTCCTCGAGCATCTTCAAATCATGTCCTGAGACCAGAATGCCCTTGCCGGTCTTGGTTCCAGTACTAACCGGGGTCGGTACAGGATGGCCATAGTGTTCAACATTGCCCTCGTTGAGCAGGCCCATGGTGGTCAGGTTCTGTTTTCCGCACTCCATGCTTAAATTGACAAAGTCCATCAAACCAAGATCAGGATCACAAGTGGCTGCTAACGCTTGATGGTTGAAAGCCAGAACTTCTGGGCTAGTTTTGCCAAGAATTTGCGCATGGTCAGCATAGGCAGCCATGCCCTTGATACCGTAGATGAGGATCTCGATGGCCGAGCGGATGTCGGGATCATTATGCAGGGTTTCGATGCCGACCTGTTCGCCTTGTTTGACCAAGTCTGTAGCAGGGGTCCAAGCCATAGGGCCTTTACCGGTCACCTCAGCGCCGAAAAACGCTTTTATGCGGTCAAATAACGAGCTTCCCTCTTCGTGGCCGCCGGCCTTCAGGAACATGTCCCGGGCCTTGTCTTTCATCTTCGCACATTTCTGGATTACGGCAGCAAGATGGTTTGGGTCGAAGTCGACGTTGGTCACCGTGGCGAACAACCCTTCCAACATAAAAATGTCGATGTCCGGATCGGTGGCTCCCAGCTTTCCTGCCTCGCTGGCGTAGCAAGCTAGACCACGCAGGCCATAGAGTAGATTGTCCTGCAGGGCCGCTACATCCGGTTGTTTTCCGCATACTCCTACTTTGGTACATCCGGCGCCTTTAGCGGTTTGCTCGCATTGATGACAAAACATAATTGATCTCCTTTTGACTAAGTGTCCGGTTGGAATACTCTCGATGCATAAGCGCAATTTTTGTTTGCTGTGGTATGAGAATACCTTTTTTTATTTTCCGAAAGTTGATCGATATCAACTTTCGAATGATTAGTACGACTCAGCCATGGATTTAAGAATAACAATGTTTTTTTAGGTTTCCACTACAATAGTGGATGGAGAGGGCGGATGAAAATGTTTTGTAGGAGAAATATTATTAAGTTGTATGATTAGAATAAAGCTTGGCTCGCAGAGTGGATCTGTTTGTCAACGGAGTTTTGCCAGGGCCGAACAAAGAAATAAAGTCGAAGGTATGGGGGGAAGAAAACGAAGAGTCATAGACGATGTCAAAAAGTTTGAAATTATCCTTTTCGCATCATGTTGATCGGTTGTTTACTTTGAAAGAATTTGAAAGGCAGCGGAGATTGAAAAGGAGTCTTCATTGGACTCTGCCTGCTGCCAATGATTACTGAGCCAACCGATCCAACTGTTCACTCATTTCACTCCAGCAACGCCGGCAATGGAGGCAAGGCAGCCCCAGCTTCTTGGCTTGCGATTTAAGTTTACGAGCGGCCGTATGATGTAAAAAATCGGTGAAAAACAGTACCGCATCAACATGGACTGGAATGGTGTTTTTTGCAACCTTACGATTTCGTGCGGGCCAGTGCGTAATCCGGGATGCTCCCAATTCTTCGAGACGAGGGACCAGAGCGCCGATACGGTCAGCTCCTACGATGAGAATGGACATGGCAGTTGGTTCCTTTTCAGGGTAGTCATAATGTGTATGTGGGTTATTGAGTCCACGAAGTCGTTTGCAGCAGAGCGATAGGATTCCCTGCATCCCTGAGCTGGCTTGCCATGCCTCGCCTGCAAGCAGCATAGCGATCGCTCAGAGCCAGACTTGGAGCGGGGTCACCATAAATACGCCACTGGCGGCAGCCGGTGCAGGGTTTATCGCTGCAGCCCATGAAACCGGCAACGTCCTTGAGGGGATAGCCGAGGAAAAGACCTATTTCATGGGGCATATCAACTTCGGTCTGAAAGCGCTTCTGCAGTTCTGCCAGGGTCTGCTGCAGATTTTCCGGGGTAAGATAGCCCAGTTGCTTGAGAAACTTTGCCGTTTTAGGGTGTTGCAAATGAGACTGTAGTAGTTCCGGAGTGTAGAACAACATCAAGTCGCCGGTCTCTTTTTGTCGCAAGGAAAGGGCTTTGAGAGCGCTGCCAGCCAACAGGGTGTTGCTGTACAATTTCCATAGCTGGTGAAGGTTGCGCCCACAAGGTTGGCGACGGTTGCGCAGTTGAACCAGGTTGGCTGGTTTGACGCCGGCCAGGACCTCGGCGGCTTCCAGGGCTAGAAATGACGCCAGGCAGTCCCTCTCGTCCGGGAACTTCCAGCTAAAGTCCAGCCACCTGGCCCTGGATTTTCTGCGGGTTTGGGTGCATTGTTTTGCGGCGTGGGTCATTGGCGATAGCATGGACTTTCTCCTTCAGGCGGTGTGATTTCGATGATTCAATCTATCAGAAAATGAAAACCGATTTCAAGTAAAAAGTGTGCTGAATTCCTGAACAACCTAAAATGTTGAGTAATGTTTTTTTGATCCGGTTAGCTGGGGGCATTCAAGTGTTTCGGGATATAGATTATTTATTCCTATTCAATTCAAGTTTTCTGCTCTAGTGCAATACACGGTTTGCCCTCGCATTGCACTACCTCAATGGTGATGTGTTTGAGGTGGTGGAATTTGGCCAACAGTTGCTTGTAGCTTTCCACAGGTTGAGGATAGTGGGTCACCAGGGTGATGATAGCTGCCAGATGGTGAGGTCCGACTTTCCAGATATGCAGATCCGCGACCCGATTGTCGCCATCCTCTTCAATCGCACTTTGAATTTTATCCCGCACCCCACCATCGACACTAGCGTCGAGCAATATCGCACCGCTCTCTTTGAGTAGTCCCCAGGCCCAGCGGGTGATCACCAGTGCCCCAACGATCCCCATCAGCGGATCAAGGGCCCACCAACCGAAGGTTCTGCCAAACAATAATGCAACGATGGCCAAGACCGAGGTCAAGGCATCGGCTAAGACATGAAAGTAAGCAGCCTTTAGGTTGTGGTCTTCATGATGATGGTCGTTGTCTTCGCAGTAAGTATGCCCGTGCTGATGATGGTGCCCATGACTGTCGTGCAGCAAAAAAGCACAGGCAATGTTAACCAAAAGGCCGATCCCGGCCACCAAAACGGATTGTCCATATTGGATCTCTACCGGAGAAAAGAAACGGCCTATAGATTCGACAGCCATGACTAAGGCTACTACTCCCAATGCGACAGCACTTGCAAAGCCGCCAAGGACATTGATTTTTCCGGGCCCGAAGGAAAAATCAGGACTATCAGCGTTCTTTCGAGTGTATCGATAGGCAAATAGAGTGATCATGAAAGCCGCAACATGTGTCCCCATGTGCCAGCCGTCAGCCAGTAGTGCCATTGAACCGAACGCAAGCCCGGCAAAGATCTCGACGGCCATGGTAATAACCGTAAGGCCCATTACCTTTTGGGTGTTCTTCTCATTTTGTTCACGGTGCACAAAGAAGTTGTGCCGATGTTGCCATTGCTGGATTTTATGAATATGCATCTAACTTATAACTCCTTTGCAAAAGCTCATGCTGTGCAGAAGTGGGCATAACTAAAAACTTTTGGCTGCAATAACAGTGGCTTACAAAAGCCAGCTAAAATACAGGTGATTTTCGCTGGTATAAGGGGGCAGGTTCATGTTTGCAAATAAAAATCCTCTCCATTTATATAGATGAAGAGGACTTTTAAAGCTAAAGAACTTTTCAATGCTTAGTGTGCGAGGTTAGGCATTGAGCAGCTCTGCGTTGAGCTTTCTTAAAAAGGTCATTTAGAATTCAAAGGCAAGCTGTGCTGTTACCACGTCCTGCTCGTCGTCGTTTTCAAATTCGCCGTGCAAGTATTCCACGGCTAGGGTAGTGCTCTCGAACAGGCCGTAACTGGCGGCGATACCGTACTGACTATCTGGAAGCAAATCACCTAGGTCGTCTCCGCCTTCATAGCGGACAGCCACTTCCAATGCTTCGGTGACGGCATAGCCGAGTTCTACGTTCCAGGTTTTCGGCTCGAATTCATCGCCACCGTCAAAGGTAAGCTCGCCGGCTTCGAATTTGTCCAAGGCGCCGAGGTATTCTGCGATCAGAGTCCACCGTTCGTTGAGGGTGGCCGTAACGAAGGCGGCTATGCCGTTGACCTTGTCGTCGAGTTCGGAGCCAACTACTTCTTCTCCCAGCACGTCGCTGTCGGCGATGTTGGAGATCCAGGAAACCCCGCCGGTCAGGGCCAGGCCGGCAACGGCGTTTTCGGGCAAGGTGTAGACGGCGCTGGCGACAAAGCTGTTGATGTGATCGTCTTTCCCGGTTTCATCGATGTCGCCGTTGAACGCGCCGAAGGAAAGATCGAACATGTCGTTGGCATAGCCGACGACGGCGGCTGATTCCCGGGTTTCGCCCAGTTCCAGGGTCAGTGGATCGCTGATGAACATGCTGTCGAAGTTGCCGAAAGGTACGTACATCTTACCTGCCTGCAGGTAGAGGGGCAGGACATCTTCGCCGTCGAGGCGGATATACCCTTCGTCGACAATCAGGTGGTCGCTCTCTTCGTCTTCTTCCCACAGCAGCAGTAGGTGGCCGGAGACGTGCTTGACAAAGTCGGCGTCGATGCCGAGTTCTACCGTGGCCAGCGTCAGGTCGCTCTCGTCTTCGCTGCTGCCTGCTTCCGGATCGGTGTTAAAGTAACCGGCTTCCACTTCGATCAAGCCACTGAGAGAGACTTTTTCCGCTAGTCCGGACAGGGATAGAGAGTCCTTTTTCTCAGCGCTGTCGGCAAGGACTTTCTCGGCCTCCAAGGCTTCAATGCGTTGCTTCAAGTCTTCAATTTCGCTCTGGGAAGCGGCCAGGGCCGGCCCGGCCGTA
Protein-coding sequences here:
- the hcp gene encoding hydroxylamine reductase, which produces MFCHQCEQTAKGAGCTKVGVCGKQPDVAALQDNLLYGLRGLACYASEAGKLGATDPDIDIFMLEGLFATVTNVDFDPNHLAAVIQKCAKMKDKARDMFLKAGGHEEGSSLFDRIKAFFGAEVTGKGPMAWTPATDLVKQGEQVGIETLHNDPDIRSAIEILIYGIKGMAAYADHAQILGKTSPEVLAFNHQALAATCDPDLGLMDFVNLSMECGKQNLTTMGLLNEGNVEHYGHPVPTPVSTGTKTGKGILVSGHDLKMLEELLKQTEGKGINVYTHGEMLPAHGYPGLKKYTHLAGNFGGAWQDQAKELPQFPGAIIFNTNCIQKPAESYKDRLFTWGCTAWPGVTHIDGFDFSAVIDKALACPDLAEVSGKDILVGFGHNAVLGVADKVIEAVKGGAIKHFFLIGGCDGAKSGRNYYTEFAEKVPQDSVILTLACGKYRFNKLDFGDIGGIPRLLDIGQCNDAYSAIQIAVALAGAFDCGVNDLPLSMILSWYEQKAVVILLTLLHLGIKNIKLGPSLPAFITPNVLNFLVENFNIAPITTAEEDLKAILG
- a CDS encoding DUF3793 family protein, whose protein sequence is MLSPMTHAAKQCTQTRRKSRARWLDFSWKFPDERDCLASFLALEAAEVLAGVKPANLVQLRNRRQPCGRNLHQLWKLYSNTLLAGSALKALSLRQKETGDLMLFYTPELLQSHLQHPKTAKFLKQLGYLTPENLQQTLAELQKRFQTEVDMPHEIGLFLGYPLKDVAGFMGCSDKPCTGCRQWRIYGDPAPSLALSDRYAACRRGMASQLRDAGNPIALLQTTSWTQ
- a CDS encoding DUF2325 domain-containing protein, producing MSILIVGADRIGALVPRLEELGASRITHWPARNRKVAKNTIPVHVDAVLFFTDFLHHTAARKLKSQAKKLGLPCLHCRRCWSEMSEQLDRLAQ
- the dmeF gene encoding CDF family Co(II)/Ni(II) efflux transporter DmeF encodes the protein MHIHKIQQWQHRHNFFVHREQNEKNTQKVMGLTVITMAVEIFAGLAFGSMALLADGWHMGTHVAAFMITLFAYRYTRKNADSPDFSFGPGKINVLGGFASAVALGVVALVMAVESIGRFFSPVEIQYGQSVLVAGIGLLVNIACAFLLHDSHGHHHQHGHTYCEDNDHHHEDHNLKAAYFHVLADALTSVLAIVALLFGRTFGWWALDPLMGIVGALVITRWAWGLLKESGAILLDASVDGGVRDKIQSAIEEDGDNRVADLHIWKVGPHHLAAIITLVTHYPQPVESYKQLLAKFHHLKHITIEVVQCEGKPCIALEQKT
- a CDS encoding LbtU family siderophore porin, translated to MLIHLTRTLKLIALVAVLALTAGPALAASQSEIEDLKQRIEALEAEKVLADSAEKKDSLSLSGLAEKVSLSGLIEVEAGYFNTDPEAGSSEDESDLTLATVELGIDADFVKHVSGHLLLLWEEDEESDHLIVDEGYIRLDGEDVLPLYLQAGKMYVPFGNFDSMFISDPLTLELGETRESAAVVGYANDMFDLSFGAFNGDIDETGKDDHINSFVASAVYTLPENAVAGLALTGGVSWISNIADSDVLGEEVVGSELDDKVNGIAAFVTATLNERWTLIAEYLGALDKFEAGELTFDGGDEFEPKTWNVELGYAVTEALEVAVRYEGGDDLGDLLPDSQYGIAASYGLFESTTLAVEYLHGEFENDDEQDVVTAQLAFEF